In Cryptomeria japonica chromosome 1, Sugi_1.0, whole genome shotgun sequence, the sequence GAAGATTTACCTCGCTTATCTGACTCTGGAGCTGCAGTCCGTGCAGGAATAGAAACATTCTCTACCCCTTGCCCCAATTCACCATTTGGCTCTAATATCATCTGACCCCCTGTTTGCCCATCCGTGACCATAGGCACGGTAGGCTCTTCATGGGAATCAACAGGAGGAATGGAAGAAATAGTCCCCATTCTAGAATCCCCTACCTGTTCATCCTCAATAATTAATCCAAGATTAACTTCTGGCTGACCCAATTCATCCAAGATCTCGAACCTGTTAAAGGTATCTTCTTCCTGTCGCTCCCTTAGAGTCCGCTTCTGGCCTCTGTTCCGATTACGAGCCTTAACCTGAACAAAGCCCTCAGCATCTTTGCCCTCCCCAACAACAGGCTTCTTCCCTTTGTCCGCACTAGGATTATCACGAGGAGGAGGCAAAATTTGCTGTTCCACTAACTTGGCCTTTGGGCATCTTCTCACAAGATGGCCATATTCATGACAAAGGCGGCATCGAAAAGGAAGGGTCTCATAATCCAGTTGTTGCACCCAGGAATGTGAGCCCGCACACATCTCTACCGCATCAGGTAGTGGTCTACTCAAATCAAGTTCCACACAAATTCGAGCAAAGGTCATAACTTTCTTACCCAAGGTTTGTGATGAAGGACCCACCGGCTTCCCGAGCATCGATGCAAGCATATGGAGAACATCCTCGAGACAGCATTCTATAGGGAATCTGGGTAACCGAACCCACACCGGAACCCGATTTGGAAGCTCCTCAGAAGGATTAAATCTTGCATGCCATGGTTTGACGAATAGccccacctggttataaaaataGGGTCCACCCTCAAAAACCCGATTCCGATTAGCCATACAAAGAAAAGTTACCATGAAAAAATTATTTGCTAGCAACGTAACCTCCATTTCACCCTCTGGTTCCCACACTTTCTGAGCCCAGTTTTCCAGAAATTGGAGAGAAACTCTTAAACCCAGGAACTTGCAATACAACGAATGTTTAGAGTA encodes:
- the LOC131857134 gene encoding uncharacterized protein LOC131857134 encodes the protein MAKGETPRAVPGSKFQEAVAMNLPGQEARVFENALFSQNIGATDPGSPVGSRITKINGCLERCKDRPKLVIPFEMIAEDVEYYSKHSLYCKFLGLRVSLQFLENWAQKVWEPEGEMEVTLLANNFFMVTFLCMANRNRVFEGGPYFYNQVGLFVKPWHARFNPSEELPNRVPVWVRLPRFPIECCLEDVLHMLASMLGKPVGPSSQTLGKKVMTFARICVELDLSRPLPDAVEMCAGSHSWVQQLDYETLPFRCRLCHEYGHLVRRCPKAKLVEQQILPPPRDNPSADKGKKPVVGEGKDAEGFVQVKARNRNRGQKRTLRERQEEDTFNRFEILDELGQPEVNLGLIIEDEQVGDSRMGTISSIPPVDSHEEPTVPMVTDGQTGGQMILEPNGELGQGVENVSIPARTAAPESDKRGKSSPHLGILQKDGKKGVSEKNVKLGRKKDLEKIKMIEETLVESGSVKNLDSHFSTPSK